One window from the genome of Jeotgalibaca sp. MA1X17-3 encodes:
- a CDS encoding YjzD family protein, with protein MRFVVTLVWGFILGHVAFYIGSALEGNAYNFVQASILGIVLALAVFVLTGLFPKTEQNV; from the coding sequence ATGAGATTTGTGGTAACTCTTGTATGGGGATTTATTCTGGGACATGTTGCTTTTTATATTGGTAGTGCTTTAGAAGGAAATGCATACAATTTTGTTCAAGCTTCTATTTTAGGAATCGTCCTAGCATTAGCCGTGTTCGTGTTAACCGGTTTATTTCCAAAAACAGAACAAAACGTTTGA
- the queA gene encoding tRNA preQ1(34) S-adenosylmethionine ribosyltransferase-isomerase QueA, which translates to MVVKTSDFDFELPEELIAQTPLENRAASKLLILNSETGKVQDEHFPAVLEELDSGDALVLNNTRVLPARLHGVKPETGGHLEVLLLNNQEKDQWETLIKPAKRAKVGTKIMFGEGDLTAVVTKELSHGGRIVEFEYEGIFLEVLEKLGEMPLPPYIKERLHDPDRYQTVYAKENGSAAAPTAGLHFTQDLLKQAEDKGVEIVYLTLHVGLGTFRPISVDDVDEHEMHSEFYHLSEESAETLRRIRGNGGKVVAVGTTSIRTLETIGTKFKGEIKADSGWTNIFISPGYSFTVVDAFITNFHLPKSTLVMLVSAFAGRENVLQAYAHAVEERYRFFSFGDAMFIK; encoded by the coding sequence ATCGTAGTGAAAACAAGTGATTTTGATTTTGAACTTCCAGAAGAATTAATAGCCCAGACCCCTTTAGAAAATAGGGCAGCATCCAAACTTTTAATCTTGAACTCTGAAACAGGAAAAGTGCAAGATGAACATTTCCCAGCTGTTTTAGAGGAATTAGATTCCGGTGATGCTTTAGTTTTAAATAATACCCGTGTATTACCCGCGCGTTTGCATGGAGTAAAACCGGAAACGGGTGGTCACTTGGAAGTTCTTTTATTAAATAATCAAGAGAAAGACCAGTGGGAAACCTTAATCAAACCAGCCAAACGAGCAAAAGTAGGCACGAAGATTATGTTTGGTGAAGGAGATTTAACGGCGGTTGTAACAAAAGAATTATCCCATGGTGGAAGAATTGTAGAATTTGAATATGAAGGAATCTTTTTAGAAGTTCTTGAAAAACTAGGCGAGATGCCTCTTCCTCCTTATATCAAAGAACGATTACACGATCCAGATCGATATCAAACGGTCTATGCAAAAGAAAATGGTTCTGCGGCAGCACCTACTGCAGGCTTACATTTTACGCAAGATCTTTTAAAACAAGCAGAAGACAAAGGTGTAGAAATTGTTTACCTTACCCTTCATGTCGGTTTAGGAACATTCAGACCTATTTCAGTAGACGACGTGGATGAACACGAAATGCATTCTGAATTTTACCACCTATCAGAAGAATCAGCAGAAACACTAAGAAGAATTCGTGGCAATGGTGGCAAAGTAGTTGCGGTTGGAACGACTTCCATTCGAACATTAGAAACGATTGGAACTAAATTTAAGGGAGAAATAAAAGCAGATAGTGGTTGGACTAATATTTTTATTTCTCCAGGATATTCGTTTACAGTCGTGGATGCTTTCATAACAAATTTCCATTTACCAAAGTCAACACTAGTAATGCTAGTGAGTGCCTTTGCTGGAAGAGAAAATGTTCTTCAAGCCTATGCTCATGCTGTAGAAGAAAGATATCGTTTCTTTAGTTTTGGAGATGCTATGTTTATTAAATAA
- the ruvB gene encoding Holliday junction branch migration DNA helicase RuvB has product MDEEDRILSAELEDGSEDGVEETLRPQSLKQYVGQDKVVEELNIYIQAATYRKESLDHVLLYGPPGLGKTTLARIIANEMDVDIHTTSGPAIEKPGDLMVLLNELSAGDVLFIDEIHRLPRVVEEVLYSAMEDYYVDIIIGQDATARPVHFTLPPFTLIGATTKAGSLSSPLRARFGIVSRMEYYNVPDLKNIVERSSGVLQTNIEQDGALEIARRSRGTPRIANRLLRRVRDFAQIYGDGGITSPLANQALSVLRVDQKGLDEIDRRILSTMIDFYGGGPVGLSAIAASIGEDTETIEDMYEPYLLQIGFLQRTQRGRVVTHIAYEHLGIEYQPKNK; this is encoded by the coding sequence ATGGATGAAGAGGATCGTATTTTATCTGCTGAATTGGAAGATGGAAGTGAAGATGGCGTAGAAGAAACCCTTCGACCTCAAAGTCTTAAGCAATATGTAGGTCAAGATAAAGTTGTAGAAGAACTAAATATATATATTCAAGCAGCTACTTATAGAAAAGAATCGCTTGATCATGTACTTTTATACGGGCCACCAGGACTTGGAAAAACTACGTTAGCGAGAATTATTGCCAATGAAATGGATGTTGATATTCATACGACTAGTGGACCTGCTATTGAAAAACCAGGCGATCTAATGGTTTTACTAAATGAGCTGAGTGCAGGAGATGTATTATTTATTGATGAGATCCATCGATTGCCCCGTGTGGTCGAAGAAGTTTTATACTCTGCGATGGAAGACTACTATGTGGATATTATTATTGGACAAGATGCAACAGCACGTCCAGTACATTTCACCTTACCGCCATTCACTTTGATTGGAGCCACAACAAAAGCAGGTAGTCTATCTTCTCCGTTACGAGCACGATTTGGGATTGTTTCTCGTATGGAATATTACAACGTTCCTGATTTGAAAAATATTGTGGAGCGTTCCTCTGGCGTCCTTCAAACAAATATTGAGCAAGACGGAGCATTAGAAATTGCCAGAAGATCGCGAGGAACACCTCGGATTGCGAATAGATTACTGCGCAGAGTTCGTGATTTTGCCCAAATATATGGAGATGGTGGAATTACCAGTCCGTTAGCAAATCAAGCCCTATCTGTTCTTCGAGTAGATCAAAAGGGATTGGATGAGATTGATCGTCGGATTTTATCAACGATGATTGATTTTTATGGTGGGGGACCAGTAGGGTTGTCAGCAATTGCAGCTAGTATTGGTGAAGATACCGAAACCATTGAGGATATGTATGAGCCGTACCTCTTACAAATCGGTTTTTTACAAAGAACCCAGCGAGGAAGAGTCGTTACTCATATAGCCTATGAACATCTAGGAATTGAATATCAACCAAAAAATAAATAA
- the ruvA gene encoding Holliday junction branch migration protein RuvA, giving the protein MYEYMTGKLVYVGPLYVVLDIQGIGYQIYIANPFRFSSVLDEEVKVYIHQAVRDDNITLYGFKDAAEKQLYLKLISVSGIGPKSGLSILANGDHAGLVGAIEGEDVKYLTKFPGVGKKTASQIILDLKGKLNELLNPEDKNFALDTEETSTGNTSSFVKEAEEALKGLGYSVKEIDKIVPKLNKETYASTEEVLRAAFKLLLKK; this is encoded by the coding sequence GTGTATGAATATATGACAGGGAAATTAGTATACGTCGGTCCTCTCTACGTGGTTTTAGATATACAAGGAATTGGATATCAGATTTATATTGCAAATCCTTTCCGTTTTTCTTCTGTTCTTGATGAAGAAGTAAAAGTATATATCCATCAGGCTGTGAGAGATGATAATATTACTCTTTATGGATTCAAAGATGCAGCAGAAAAACAACTATACCTTAAATTGATTAGTGTTTCTGGAATTGGACCGAAAAGTGGGTTATCTATTTTAGCAAACGGAGACCATGCAGGGTTAGTTGGTGCCATTGAAGGGGAAGACGTAAAATATCTAACCAAATTTCCTGGTGTGGGTAAAAAGACCGCATCTCAAATTATTTTAGATTTAAAAGGCAAATTAAATGAACTATTGAATCCAGAAGATAAGAATTTCGCATTAGATACAGAAGAAACCAGTACTGGAAACACCTCTTCTTTTGTGAAAGAAGCCGAGGAAGCTTTGAAAGGTTTAGGCTATTCTGTTAAAGAAATTGATAAAATTGTACCAAAATTAAATAAGGAGACGTATGCAAGTACAGAAGAAGTACTTCGAGCAGCGTTCAAGCTTTTGTTAAAGAAATAA
- the msrB gene encoding peptide-methionine (R)-S-oxide reductase MsrB: MKESKEELKTKLTPIQYDVTQNEATERPFSGEYDDFYEEGIFVDVVSGEPLFSSTDKYDAGCGWPSFSKPISKLTEKKDSKLFRTRTEVRSTDADSHLGHVFDDGPAEMGGLRYCINSAAMRFVPYQDLEKEGYGDYQSLFEN, encoded by the coding sequence ATGAAAGAATCAAAAGAAGAATTGAAAACAAAATTGACCCCCATACAATATGATGTTACGCAAAATGAAGCAACGGAACGTCCTTTCTCAGGTGAATATGATGATTTCTATGAAGAAGGAATTTTTGTAGATGTAGTAAGTGGAGAACCACTCTTTAGTTCAACTGATAAATACGATGCAGGTTGTGGCTGGCCTTCCTTCTCTAAACCTATTTCAAAATTAACCGAAAAGAAAGATAGCAAGTTGTTCCGTACCAGAACAGAAGTAAGAAGTACGGATGCAGATTCACATCTAGGCCATGTATTTGATGATGGTCCAGCAGAAATGGGTGGGTTACGCTACTGTATTAATTCAGCAGCAATGCGCTTTGTTCCTTATCAAGATTTGGAAAAAGAAGGCTACGGTGATTACCAATCCCTTTTTGAAAACTAA